One Huiozyma naganishii CBS 8797 chromosome 4, complete genome genomic region harbors:
- the NOG2 gene encoding putative GTPase NOG2 (similar to Saccharomyces cerevisiae NOG2 (YNR053C); ancestral locus Anc_6.380) has protein sequence MGTAKKEKSRRVREGNVKDGNLRVKGENFYRDGKRVKFLNMYTGGKAIKNKKGDLIRAAPLQDSTIPDGRVAPDRRWFGNTRVISQDALTHFRDSLGATEKDTYQVLLRRNKLPMSLLDEKDTTESPKAKILETESFEHTFGPKAQRKKPRMAASNLEDLVSATEEENQKYKEKEELNSTLGLMGSSQMEEDGWTQSAKEHIFSKGQSKRIWNELYKVIDSSDVVIHVLDARDPLGTRCKSVEEYMKKETPHKHLIYVLNKCDLVPTWVAAAWVKHLSKSRPTLAFHASITNSFGKGSLIQLLRQFSQLHSDRQQISVGFIGYPNTGKSSIINTLRKKKVCPVAPIPGETKVWQYITLMKRIFLIDCPGIVPPSAKDTEEDILFRGVVRVEHVSHPEQYIASVLKRCQTKHLERTYEISGWKDATGFIEMLARKQGRLLKGGEPDESGVSKQILNDFNRGKIPWFVVPPEKEEHPGVEKSASSSKETNSKKRPSTEDSEIPAEKTHTEQEPKRQKA, from the exons ATGGGTACCGCTAAGAAGGAAAAGTCCAGAAGAGTCCGTGAGGGAAACGTCAAGGATGGAAACTTGCGGGTAAAAGGTGAGAATTTCTACCGTGATGGTAAGAGGGTCAAGTTCCTGAATATGTACACTGGTGGTAAAGCCATTAAGAACAAAAAGGGTGACTTGATCAGAGCTGCTCCCCTTCAGGATAGTACTATCCCTGATGGTCGGGTGGCCCCAGACCGTCGTTGGTTCGGGAACACGAGAGTCATCTCCCAGGATGCGTTGACGCATTTCAGAGACTCCCTCGGTGCCACTGAAAAGGACACATATCAAGTTCTTTTGAGAAGAAATAAGCTACCCATGTCTCTGCTTGACGAAAAGGATACTACAGAATCTCCTAAAGCTAAAATCCTGGAGACTGAGAGTTTCGAACACACTTTTGGTCCAAAGGCCCAAAGGAAAAAGCCGAGAATGGCTGCCTCGAACCTTGAGGACTTGGTCAGTGCgactgaagaggaaaaccAGAAATataaagaaaaggaggaactgAATTCCACCCTAGGCTTGATGGGGAGCTCGCAAATGGAGGAGGATGGTTGGACACAGTCAGCAAAGGAACATATATTCAGTAAAGGTCAGTCCAAGCGTATTTGGAATGAACTTTATAAGGTCATCGACTCCTCTGACGTTGTTATCCATGTCCTCGATGCAAGAGATCCGTTAGGTACACGTTGTAAATCCGTTGAAGAATACATGAAAAAGGAAACACCCCATAAACATTTGATTTACGTCTTGAATAAGTGTGATTTGGTTCCAACTTGGGTTGCA GCCGCTTGGGTAAAACATTTATCTAAATCCCGTCCAACATTGGCCTTTCACGCTTCCATCACGAATTCGTTTGGTAAAGGTTCATTGATCCAATTACTGCGTCAATTTTCCCAACTTCACAGCGACAGGCAACAAATATCGGTGGGGTTCATCGGGTACCCAAACACCGGTAAGTCGTCTATCATCAACACTctcagaaagaaaaaggtTTGTCCAGTCGCCCCAATTCCAGGCGAAACAAAAGTCTGGCAATATATTActttgatgaagaggatcTTCTTGATCGACTGTCCGGGGATTGTCCCACCTTCTGCGAAAGATACCGAGGAAGACATTTTATTCAGAGGTGTTGTAAGAGTGGAGCATGTGTCACATCCGGAACAGTACATCGCCAGTGTACTAAAGCGTTGTCAGACAAAACATTTAGAGAGAACTTACGAAATATCCGGCTGGAAGGATGCTACAGGTTTCATTGAAATGCTTGCAAGGAAGCAAGGTAGATTATTGAAGGGTGGTGAACCAGATGAATCAGGAGTTTCCAAGCAAATCTTAAATGACTTCAACAGAGGTAAGATTCCATGGTTTGTTGTTCCACCAGAAAAGGAGGAACATCCTGGGGTCGAAAAGTCTGCATCTTCTTCTAAGGAGACCAACAGcaagaagagaccatcTACGGAAGACTCGGAAATACCTGCGGAGAAAACGCATACCGAGCAGGAACCTAAAAGACAAAAAGCATGA
- the KNAG0D00130 gene encoding uncharacterized protein (similar to Saccharomyces cerevisiae YOR378W) yields the protein MNSINSDSNSENIFRLENKEVNGTYDSINFNGGDDSSKTRRDSDDNVSDINKSAPAPEEHDPPCTGEEATLNMSLLHEIIFVLLVSSSQVLGLAGAVQGIPQMDVIVEWFKLTHPSDSGWCNGGYATTYGSFVLIAGKMGDMNGHKSMFLIGYAWLALWSLLTGFSRYCPSSHFFFFCRAAQGIGAAFTFTSALSILGKSYPPCKRKNFIFSFFGACGSFGVVLGMVFSALFTQLAHWSWAYWSMAIACVVIIILSIFFIPGDVVEKHETSNVFYFDYLGAFLFVTGLVLFSVAWNQAPTYGFGRTYVYVLLIVSVVILALAMYVETKVDDPLLPWTHISANTLKVLLAIFFAYASFTMWAAYTFRFNLMAKGDTLLLAAAKMTPMAVSGVFAALFSALLLNIHVQVQIRMLISLLAFLVPPILMATMGAGQTYWGEVFVTTIVISFGLDISFPSATLLLSNRIPDKFKGLGASLVGAVLNYATALGPPTAASVLRYQCPDCMAHKGNAFTKTINIIGYVGIGTAGLGTLVAIFGVITEYPKVAGKKGEDRKHSLTLTTNVRSQQ from the coding sequence ATGAATAGTATTAACAGTGATAGTAACAGCGAAAACATTTTTCGGTTAGAGAACAAAGAGGTAAACGGGACATACGACTCGATCAATTTCAATGGCGGTGATGATAGCTCGAAGACGAGACGTGATAGTGATGATAACGTTTCAGATATAAATAAGAGCGCTCCTGCTCCAGAGGAGCACGATCCTCCGTGTACCGGCGAAGAAGCGACGTTGAATATGTCATTGCTACATGAGATTATTTTTGTACTACTAGTCTCTTCCAGTCAAGTACTGGGGTTAGCAGGTGCTGTTCAAGGTATACCGCAAATGGATGTAATTGTTGAGTGGTTTAAGCTAACACACCCATCTGACTCCGGTTGGTGTAACGGTGGCTATGCCACCACTTACGGCTCTTTTGTTCTGATCGCTGGTAAAATGGGTGATATGAACGGTCATAAATCAATGTTCCTCATAGGTTATGCATGGCTGGCTTTATGGTCTTTGCTCACTGGCTTCAGCAGATATTGTCCCTCATCtcatttcttctttttctgcAGAGCAGCACAGGGGATTGGGGCAGCATTTACATTCACTAGTGCCCTGTCCATACTGGGTAAATCGTATCCACCTtgcaaaagaaagaatttcATTTTCTCCTTTTTCGGTGCCTGTGGTTCGTTCGGTGTCGTGTTGGGAATGGTGTTTTCTGCCCTGTTTACTCAACTGGCCCACTGGTCTTGGGCATATTGGAGCATGGCCATAGCTTGCGTTGTGATCATCATcctttccatttttttcatccCTGGCGATGTAGTTGAGAAACATGAAACTAGTAACGTGTTTTACTTCGATTACTTGGGAgcgtttctttttgttaCCGGATTGGTGTTGTTCAGTGTGGCGTGGAACCAGGCGCCGACATACGGATTTGGAAGGACGTACGTTTACGTTCTTCTTATCGTAAGCGTGGTTATATTAGCCTTAGCAATGTATGTGGAAACCAAAGTGGATGATCCGTTGTTACCGTGGACTCATATTTCTGCGAATACGTTAAAAGTTTTACTTGCCATTTTTTTCGCCTACGCCTCATTTACTATGTGGGCAGCATACACGTTTCGGTTCAATCTCATGGCAAAGGGCGATACCCTTTTACTTGCAGCGGCAAAGATGACTCCAATGGCTGTCTCTGGTGTCTTTGCAGCATTATTTTCTGCTCTTTTACTGAACATCCACGTGCAAGTACAAATTCGTATGCTCATATCATTGCTTGCGTTTTTAGTTCCACCGATTTTAATGGCTACTATGGGGGCAGGCCAAACGTACTGGGGCGAAGTGTTCGTTACTACAATTGTAATTTCATTTGGATTGGATATTTCTTTCCCCTCTGCCACTTTGCTTTTATCAAATCGTATCCCGGACAAGTTCAAGGGTCTGGGTGCCTCGTTAGTAGGTGCAGTTCTGAACTATGCCACGGCGTTGGGTCCACCTACAGCGGCATCTGTACTGCGTTACCAATGTCCGGATTGTATGGCTCACAAGGGCAACGCATTTACTAAAACAATCAACATCATTGGATATGTCGGAATTGGTACTGCAGGGTTAGGTACATTGGTTGCTATATTTGGTGTTATCACTGAATACCCAAAGGTAGCTGGTAAAAAGGGTGAAGATAGGAAACATAGCCTAACTCTAACAACCAATGTTCGTTCACAACAGTGA
- the POP2 gene encoding CCR4-NOT core DEDD family RNase subunit POP2 (similar to Saccharomyces cerevisiae POP2 (YNR052C); ancestral locus Anc_6.379) — protein sequence MQSLNIQPHGLSMGTEQLFMQGQASNEPQQPPGIPMNGMNQMFSAQLNQGRVLNQQPGLLPNLQALTNNQDMSNAYLMKQKIEPMLSQQAAVAAQVQGQLPPQNGQPQPQLSLQGQSQLQQQQQQQPQQAFNINMGSIPPGINVLQQPGMNVGQPVSAQLNMPKQLHMMNNLNNMVGTGVGIGVGGAAPPPPMMLPPPNHLLIRDVWKNNLYHEFTTIRQLIGQYNHVSISSEFVGTLARPIGTFRSKEDYHYQTMRSNVDFLNPIQLGISLSDGNGNKPENGPSTWQFNFNFDIDKEMVSVESLELLTKSGINFEDHHQNGVSTYEFAQLMMDSGLVMDPEVTWITYHAAYDLGFLVNILMNDIMPNNREDFEKWVHTLMPNMFDLNLIFKVIRDLQNPLPQGAQQGQTSSQFTLTSLADELAIPRFPVFTTTGGQSLLMLLCFCQLNKLSMHKFPNGVDFGKYKNIIYGIDGEDLR from the coding sequence ATGCAATCGTTAAACATCCAACCACACGGTCTCTCCATGGGCACGGAACAGCTTTTCATGCAAGGCCAAGCGTCAAACGAGCCACAACAGCCGCCTGGCATCCCTATGAACGGTATGAATCAGATGTTTTCTGCGCAGCTGAACCAAGGAAGAGTATTGAACCAACAACCCGGCTTGTTGCCCAATCTACAAGCATTAACAAATAATCAAGATATGAGCAATGCCTATTTAATGAAACAGAAAATCGAACCGATGCTTTCGCAACaagctgctgttgcagcaCAAGTACAAGGACAACTGCCACCTCAAAATGGCCAACCGCAACCCCAACTTTCCCTACAAGGTCAAAGCCAacttcagcaacaacagcaacagcaaccacaaCAGGCATTCAATATAAATATGGGTTCGATTCCGCCTGGGATAAATGTCTTACAGCAGCCGGGAATGAATGTGGGACAGCCCGTGTCAGCGCAACTTAACATGCCCAAACAGCTTCATATGATGAACAATCTAAATAACATGGTCGGGACGGGTGTTGGGATAGGAGTTGGAGGCGctgcaccaccaccaccgatGATGTTACCTCCACCTAATCACTTGCTAATCAGAGATGTATGGAAAAACAACCTATACCATGAATTCACTACCATTCGACAGCTAATAGGACAATACAATCATGTATCTATCAGCAGTGAGTTTGTCGGGACTTTGGCCAGGCCAATTGGAACCTTCAGGTCTAAAGAAGATTACCACTATCAAACAATGAGATCTAATGTTGACTTTTTGAATCCAATACAGTTGGGAATTTCGTTGAGCGATGGAAACGGTAACAAACCGGAAAATGGTCCATCAACATGGCAgttcaatttcaacttcGACATCGATAAGGAAATGGTGTCCGTTGAGTCATTGGAGTTGTTGACAAAATCTGGCATaaactttgaagaccaTCATCAAAATGGTGTTTCCACGTACGAGTTTGCACAACTGATGATGGATTCTGGGCTTGTCATGGACCCCGAAGTGACTTGGATTACGTACCATGCCGCATACGATTTAGGATTTCTAGTTAACATTTTGATGAACGATATTATGCCGAACAATAGAGAGGACTTTGAGAAATGGGTTCACACTTTGATGCCAAACATGTTCGATCTAAACCTAATTTTCAAAGTGATCCGAGACCTACAAAATCCGCTGCCGCAAGGAGCTCAACAAGGCCAAACCTCTTCCCAGTTTACATTGACAAGTCTGGCCGATGAGTTGGCCATTCCAAGATTTCCGGTCTTCACAACTACAGGTGGGCAGAGTCTTCTGATGCTATTGTGCTTCTGCCAGTTGAATAAACTATCCATGCATAAATTTCCTAACGGAGTGGACTTCGGAAAGTACAAGAACATTATATATGGTATTGATGGGGAAGACCTACGCTGA
- the BRE5 gene encoding Bre5p (similar to Saccharomyces cerevisiae BRE5 (YNR051C); ancestral locus Anc_6.378), protein MVLSIQEIVYAFLQVYYQRMKSNPGKLANLYSSTAELAHINYTQIANKLEDIDEIPTVKLTGRDNISKFFSRHEKKVSDLKVKIDSCDFQTTGINHKNILISVTGELFWPGSQVYQFCQTFILNPVAKSNDIYDISNDIIRFIPNTFQKIELVVEKQGRAPTVEVGTQELVVTTSEEKKKSQASKTAAQENIHSEDASANSAKGESSVSQVQMSGQENDLTGVVTEQIVHKENSASNSIPQASTTDVLEEKKKISTAPELTPTGDVAVKKDSIPKELSPNPTLPKELPLKETMAKEDPPKESSPKEILSKESSQKETTTVGNLPTDPVEKETALKEDSVGSEESPKTEPTKAVSPTPSKLSWASKLASVGASKESKKIMIPKNVAPTTTAIPESPITKKDINAKKILVEKKSDMGNRKDNNSNRKDRKKPSFSLVNKEGYYPIYVSGTFRLSEEDLKRILTQEFGTVMKINSRENFSVVDFQTQASQIEAIERGRLTINGTEVTLERKTIKKSSSPQAINGGANNNGYVTSSSQKIHRKLNNVKRKEQAN, encoded by the coding sequence ATGGTTCTTTCAATTCAAGAAATAGTCTATGCATTTCTGCAGGTGTACTACCAAAGAATGAAATCAAATCCTGGGAAGCTAGCAAATTTGTACTCTAGCACTGCAGAATTGGCGCATATCAACTATACCCAAATAGCCAATAAACTGGAGGATATTGACGAAATTCCAACTGTCAAATTGACAGGAAGGGATAACATTAGCAAATTCTTCTCGAGACACGAGAAGAAAGTAAGCGAtttgaaagtgaaaattgATAGCTGCGATTTCCAAACTACAGGAATTAATCATAAAAATATCCTGATCTCTGTCACCGGAGAACTCTTCTGGCCGGGATCTCAGGTGTACCAATTTTGCCAGACTTTTATACTGAATCCTGTCGCCAAAAGCAACGATATCTACGATATATCGAACGATATTATCCGGTTCATCCCCAACACTTTCCAGAAGATTGAATTAGTGGTCGAGAAACAGGGACGTGCCCCAACTGTGGAGGTAGGTACACAAGAGCTAGTGGTAACCACttctgaagaaaaaaagaaatctcAAGCCAGTAAGACTGCTGCTCAAGAAAATATACACAGTGAGGATGCTAGCGCTAATTCAGCTAAAGGTGAGtcttctgtttctcaaGTACAAATGAGTGGGCAAGAGAACGACTTGACGGGCGTGGTTACTGAACAAATTGTACACAAGGAAAATTCGGCTAGTAATTCTATCCCGCAGGCATCTACTACAGATGTAttggaagaaaagaagaaaatttctACCGCACCAGAACTAACACCAACAGGGGACGTGGCCGTCAAAAAGGACAGTATACCAAAGGAATTATCTCCAAATCCAACTCTACCAAAGGAATTACCGTTAAAGGAAACTATGGCAAAGGAAGATCCGCCAAAGGAATCTTCGCCGAAAGAAATTTTGTCAAAGGAATCTTCACAAAAGGAGACAACCACAGTCGGAAATTTGCCAACCGATCCtgttgaaaaggaaaccGCGCTCAAAGAGGATTCTGTTGGAAGCGAAGAGTCCCCGAAAACTGAGCCAACAAAAGCAGTTTCCCCAACCCCGTCGAAACTTTCATGGGCATCCAAACTAGCTTCTGTGGGGGCTTCTaaagaatcaaaaaagaTCATGATTCCAAAGAATGTCGCTCCGACGACGACTGCGATTCCTGAATCACCAATCACGAAGAAAGATATCAATGCCAAGAAGATTCTTGTGGAAAAGAAGTCAGATATGGGCAACCGGAaggacaacaacagcaaccgAAAAGATCGGAAGAAGCCTTCATTTAGCCTTGTGAACAAAGAAGGCTACTATCCAATATATGTCAGTGGCACATTCCGATTGAGCGAGgaagatttgaagaggatATTAACCCAAGAGTTTGGTACGGTGATGAAAATTAATAGCCGcgaaaacttttctgtCGTTGATTTCCAAACACAAGCTAGTCAAATTGAAGCTATTGAAAGAGGGAGACTAACGATAAACGGTACAGAGGTGACATTAGAACGGAAGACGATCAAAAAATCATCATCTCCACAGGCGATAAATGGAGGAGCTAATAATAACGGCTACGTGACTTCGTCGTCACAGAAAATTCATAGGAAACTTAACAACGTCAAAAGGAAAGAACAAGCTAACTGA
- the KNAG0D00110 gene encoding NAD(P)-dependent alcohol dehydrogenase, translating into MTYPEKFQGIAVLDHKDWKNAKKVEYEPKVFGDRDIDVKIECCGVCGSDVHCASGHWGDIAKPLIVGHEIVGHVVKVGPNCTSGVKVGDRVGLGAQALSCMKCKRCLNGNESYCPNAIQTYSTPYEDGYVSKGGYADYVRVHEQFTVPIPENIPSHLAAPLMCGGLTVFSPLLRNGCGPGKKVAILGIGGIGHMGVLLAKAMGAEVYAISRTSSKKEDAMKLGADHFIATKEEPDWHEKYFDELDLVVVCAGSVTDIDFNTLPKIIAVGGRIVSIAIPEMSEVLELKPFGLVGVSIANSLLGSMEELKQLLKLVSEKDIKIWVETVPISEKGVHEVFERMDKGDVRYRFTLTDYEKEFSSGN; encoded by the coding sequence atgaccTATCcagaaaagtttcaaggTATTGCAGTTCTAGACCATAAGGATTGGAAGAACgccaagaaagtggaatATGAGCCAAAAGTATTTGGGGACAGAGATATTGATGTCAAGATCGAATGTTGCGGGGTGTGTGGTTCCGATGTACACTGTGCCAGTGGTCATTGGGGGGACATTGCCAAGCCATTGATTGTCGGTCATGAAATAGTCGGCCACGTCGTGAAAGTGGGTCCAAACTGTACCAGCGGTGTTAAGGTTGGTGACCGTGTTGGGCTCGGTGCCCAAGCTTTGTCATGCATGAAATGTAAACGTTGCTTAAACGGGAACGAGTCCTACTGTCCAAATGCGATCCAGACTTATTCCACGCCGTATGAAGACGGGTACGTCTCCAAAGGTGGGTACGCTGACTATGTCCGGGTTCACGAACAGTTCACAGTCCCAATTCCAGAAAACATCCCATCTCATCTGGCAGCGCCGTTGATGTGTGGTGGGTTGACCGTGTTCTCCCCATTGCTGAGAAATGGCTGTGGTCCAGGGAAAAAAGTGGCTATTTTAGGTATCGGTGGTATTGGGCATATGGGTGTCCTGCTTGCCAAAGCTATGGGTGCTGAAGTTTACGCTATATCCAGAACTTCGAGTAAGAAAGAGGATGCGATGAAACTTGGTGCCGACCACTTCATCGCGACCAAGGAGGAACCGGACTGGCACGAAAAGTACTTTGACGAGCTGGACTTGGTTGTGGTCTGTGCAGGGTCTGTTACAGACATTGACTTCAACACTTTGCCTAAGATTATCGCTGTCGGTGGTCGCATTGTGTCCATTGCTATTCCAGAAATGAGCGAAGTTTTGGAATTGAAGCCCTTCGGTCTAGTAGGTGTGTCCATTGCCAACAGCCTTCTTGGTTCGATGGAAGAGTTGAAACAACTGTTGAAACTTGTTTCGGAAAAGGACATCAAGATCTGGGTAGAGACCGTGCCCATCAGTGAGAAGGGTGTCCACGAAGTATTCGAAAGAATGGACAAAGGTGACGTTAGATACAGATTTACGCTGACCGATTACGAAAAGGAATTCTCCTCCGGTAATTAG
- the GRE2 gene encoding methylglyoxal reductase (NADPH-dependent) GRE2, whose protein sequence is MSVFISGATGYIARHIVGQLLDQDYKVIGTCRTQAKADQLMKQFGNNPNLVMEIVEDISKLDAFDSVIQKHSKEIKYVLHTASPFFFDTTDFVKDLLVPAVNGTKGILQSIKQYAADSVERVVVTSSYAAVFDMDRENEKDLVLTEESWNPDSWEHCQRNPVAAYCGSKKFAEQAAWEFLKENKDTVKFKLATVNPVYVFGPQKFDADVSQKLNTSCEIVNQLVHATPDTDLTPLSFYGGFIDVRDVAKAHVLAIQKDELLGQRLILSEGRFNTQDILDVLNKDFPTLKGKLPVGKPGTGTVVCDTGATIDNSKSKKLLGFQFRSLEETIDDTASQILKHEGNL, encoded by the coding sequence ATGTCCGTTTTTATCTCAGGTGCCACTGGTTACATTGCTCGTCACATCGTTGGCCAATTGCTCGACCAAGACTACAAAGTGATCGGGACATGCAGAACCCAAGCAAAGGCCGATCAATTAATGAAACAGTTCGGTAACAACCCTAACTTGGTCATGGAGATCGTGGAAGATATTTCTAAGCTGGACGCATTCGACAGCGTGATTCAAAAGCACAGCAAAGAAATCAAGTACGTTTTGCACACAGCTTCccctttcttcttcgacacTACAGATTTTGTCAAAGATCTTTTAGTTCCCGCTGTAAACGGGACTAAAGGTATCCTACAGTCCATCAAGCAGTACGCGGCGGACTCTGTGGAACGTGTTGTGGTCACATCCAGTTATGCTGCTGTGTTCGATATGGACCGTGAAAATGAGAAGGATCTTGTTCTAACTGAGGAGTCTTGGAACCCAGACTCTTGGGAACATTGCCAGAGAAACCCTGTTGCTGCATACTGTGGCTCCAAAAAGTTTGCAGAACAGGCTGCTTGGGAATTCCTAAAGGAGAATAAGGACACGGTCAAATTTAAACTGGCCACTGTAAACCCAGTCTATGTTTTTGGCCCTCAGAAGTTTGATGCTGACGTGAGCCagaagttgaacacttCTTGTGAAATTGTGAACCAGTTGGTTCACGCCACGCCAGACACCGATCTAACTCCTCTAAGCTTTTACGGTGGGTTTATCGATGTTCGTGATGTTGCAAAGGCCCATGTGCTGGCTATCCAGAAGGATGAGTTGCTGGGACAGAGACTAATCCTAAGTGAGGGCCGTTTCAACACCCAAGACATTTTGGAtgttttgaacaaggaTTTCCCAACATTGAAAGGTAAACTGCCGGTCGGTAAGCCAGGGACTGGTACGGTGGTTTGTGATACCGGTGCCACTATCGACAATTCCAAGAGTAAGAAACTACTTGGTTTCCAATTCCGCTCATTGGAGGAGACCATTGATGATACAGCGtctcaaattttgaaacacGAAGGGAACCTATAA
- the ESF2 gene encoding RNA-binding ATPase activator ESF2 (similar to Saccharomyces cerevisiae ESF2 (YNR054C); ancestral locus Anc_6.381) has product MSDHSDNINDFSSDDEQDKNILIFPKKSHTTAFPEVNDIEQSDESEGEPQEETGHVVDSPKADEEESKDGETGNVGETTEDKALRLRKRLELVNALKKSKHKTGVIYLSRIPPYMKPAKMRQILSRFGQLDRLFLKREDESKYRQRIKGNGNKKNMYEEGWAEFIRKRDAKLCAETLNGNIIGGKKGTFYHDDILNVKYLPGFKWADLTEQIARENDIRHAKLEMEISQANKLNAEFIRNVEKSKMLSNMNKAKKRKAQKEDQKEPSDEDVERQREQQYKRFQQHKVSTNRASAPENIKQTKSSDTLGSVLSNLL; this is encoded by the coding sequence ATGTCCGATCACAGCGATAATATAAATGACTTTTCATCCGATGATGAGCAAGACAAGAATATTCTTATCTTCCCCAAGAAAAGTCACACAACTGCTTTTCCTGAGGTAAACGATATTGAGCAATCTGATGAGTCTGAAGGAGAACCTCAAGAGGAAACGGGTCATGTCGTTGATTCTCCAAAAgctgatgaagaagaaagtaaAGACGGAGAGACGGGAAACGTTGGAGAGACAACGGAAGACAAAGCATTGCGTTTGAGAAAGAGGTTAGAACTAGTTAATGCATTAAAGAAATCGAAGCACAAGACTGGCGTTATCTACTTATCGAGAATCCCACCGTACATGAAGCCTGCTAAGATGAGGCAGATCCTTTCCCGTTTTGGCCAGCTGGACAGgctgtttttgaaaagggaAGATGAGAGCAAGTACAGGCAGAGGATCAAGGGCAACGGTAATAAGAAGAACATGTACGAGGAAGGGTGGGCCGAGTTCATACGGAAAAGAGACGCCAAACTATGCGCCGAGACACTAAACGGGAATATCATTGGTGGGAAGAAGGGTACATTTTACCATGACGATATATTGAACGTTAAGTACCTGCCAGGGTTCAAGTGGGCGGATCTGACGGAACAGATTGCCAGAGAAAACGATATAAGGCATGCAAAACTAGAGATGGAGATTTCCCAGGCGAACAAATTGAACGCAGAGTTTATCAGAAATGTggagaagagcaagatgCTATCCAACATGAACAAagcaaagaagaggaaggcCCAAAAAGAGGACCAGAAGGAACCATCTGATGAAGACGTAGAAAGACAAAGAGAGCAGCAGTATAAAAGGTTCCAACAGCACAAGGTTTCCACAAACAGGGCCAGTGCTCCTGAGAACATAAAACAGACCAAGTCGTCAGATACTCTTGGGAGTGTCTTGAGTAATCTTCTGTAA